GATATCAGGAATAGTATACTTTTTCTATTTTAAATAATGTCTGCTCGATGGTTGGGCAGAGATCGGCATCTCCTTTGTAAAATTTCAAGCGGAAGTACAAGCTCTTCAAAAAATTCTTTATATTGATTTTTTGTTTAAAGGCAGGCAGAAATTCGGAACTCTTATCCACATCACCAAAACTTTGAATCCATTGCTCTACATGACTCTGGCTGAGCATTTTTCTATTCAGAATGCTAACAATGGCTGTTACCATTCTCTCATCTTCCCCATCGGAGTAAATTCGATCGGTTATGGTCACCTTTTCGTAAATCAAATCGAGGATGGTTATGAGGTCACTTTTATCCAACTCGGAACATTGAGCTAAATCGTCTAATGCATCCGCTGCATGGGCTATGGCATGAGCCCAGCCTTTTTCTTCATCATATCCTCGGTAATCTCGCTCTTCTCGTACGGTGAAAAATACTTTCTCTTTTATCTCATGGATGTTCTCGCTGGAGAGAAAGGGTGATTCTCTATGTCGCATGAGGAGTAGTGGTATGACTAGCATAGAGAAAGAGCGGGTAAAGACAGAGTCTGCATTTGTTTCACCAAGCTTAAAAAGCAAATGGTTTTTATCTAGAATGATTGGTATCAGTTGTTCTAGTTCGTTTGTGGTTAGCGAATTACCAGGAATCCAATGTGATAAGGTTGTATAGATGAGGTCATCACGTAATGTGGAATCCAAAGAACCAATTTCGTTTATCATTTCTAATACGAATGGAAATGTATCGGATGGTGCTTGGTAGCCATTTTCTTTTATGAATAGTAGCTTTTCTTTTACAGTCATTTTACACGCCCCCACACTTTATTTTTCGAACTGACTTTGTGGATTTACTTAGTCATTTTTTATTTCGACATAAATAAGTGA
The window above is part of the Brevibacillus antibioticus genome. Proteins encoded here:
- a CDS encoding DUF2785 domain-containing protein, producing the protein MTVKEKLLFIKENGYQAPSDTFPFVLEMINEIGSLDSTLRDDLIYTTLSHWIPGNSLTTNELEQLIPIILDKNHLLFKLGETNADSVFTRSFSMLVIPLLLMRHRESPFLSSENIHEIKEKVFFTVREERDYRGYDEEKGWAHAIAHAADALDDLAQCSELDKSDLITILDLIYEKVTITDRIYSDGEDERMVTAIVSILNRKMLSQSHVEQWIQSFGDVDKSSEFLPAFKQKINIKNFLKSLYFRLKFYKGDADLCPTIEQTLFKIEKVYYS